The Wansuia hejianensis genomic interval TATTGTCAATATTGGTTGACACATTTATCTCAAAGATATCACTGCCTATGCAGCCTGTTCCAGAGATTGGTAGTATCTCTGTCGCTTAATTATCGGAGGAAGCCCACCGTTGGCAGAGCAGATCCTCCTGTTATTCCAGTAACTGATGAAGTATCTCCAAATGAGAACCTTCAGTTCCTCTATGGTCATAGTCTCCGTATTGTAGCGGTCATAGAGAAGCTCACTTTTCATTCTGGCCCACATGCTTTCGCATCGGGCATTATCGTGGCACCTGCCACCAGCACTGTTCATGCTTTGAATAATACCGTATTTAGCAAGAGCCTTACGATAAGTTTCACTGGTATATTGTGTTCCTCTGTCAGAGTGTACAATAGCCCCTCGCAGATCAGGATATGCCAGATAGGCATTATCCAGGGTATGCTCACACAACGTTGCTTTCATGTTGGTTTCCATTGCCAGACCAAGGACACCGGAATCAAAGCAGTCAAAGATAGCTGAAACATACAGTTTCCCATCTTTAGCCTTGATTTCTGTAATGTCAGTTACACATTTTTCAAGTGGCTTGTCGGATTTGAAATCTCGCTTCAGAAGATCATCTGACTTACGAGCTTCCCGATCAGCCTTGGTAATACCATTCGGCTTACGCTTTGGTTGATGACTAAGGCCTATTTCATCCATGACCCTGTAGACGGTTCGCTCACTGGGAATCTTGAGTCCTTCCGGTTTCTTAAGGAGAAGTGCCTGATACATGCGAATGCGCCCATATGTATCATTGTATTCATCTTCAGTATGGATTGCTATCATAGCATCAGCGAGATCCTGATATTTCCAGGGCCGGTCTTTATTAGCAAGATATTTGTAGAACCCCTGGCGGCTGACACCAAGCATCCGGCAATAGAATGAGAGTTTTCCCTTAATCGCGCCGTCTTCCGTTTTTATGGCAATGAACATCATTCTTTGGTTCTTGCTGACTTCCGACGGCTGGCTGCGAAAAAAGCACTTGCTTCCTCGAGAAATTCATTTTCCTCTTTTAGACGCCGGATTTCTTTATCCTGATCCTTAACACGTTTGCGGAGCATAGCAAGTTCCTCAGCGAGACTCATGGCACTTTCTGGAGTATGTGCACCGTCGCCAATATCCAATGTACCGGCTCTAACTGCTTTCAGCCATGTATGGATGGTTCCTTCTGGAATACCTAATTCTTTGGCTGCCTTAGCACCGCCGATTTCTCTGGCAAGTTTGACAGCCTGGATCTTATATTCGTGGTCGTATTTACGTTGAGTACGTGACATTGAGAGTTCCTCCTTATTCTCTTTATTATACATGAATTCTTTGAGAATAAGGTGCCAACTTTATTTATACGACATCAATAAGCTGCTTCATGCCCTGGCTTTTCGCGCCCGGATTGTCGTTGCCGTAGCCCTCCATCAGATTGATTACGCCCCAGATACCAAGCCCGGCTCCAAGTGCTACAACAAGGGTCTGCAAAACGTCTACTGCGCTATTGAAAAATGCCATAAATATATCCTTTCTGCCGCGTCTGCGGCTGTCCGGCAAGCGGACAAAAGGCGGTCAGCATATGCCGCCGCACAAAAAAACCGCCCTCTGGTAAAGGCGGCTGTCCCCGCGCTGCGTAAGTTCTGCGGCGCGGCGGTATTCAGTTGTAGGGGGTGCGGCTCCTGCCGCTGTGTACTGCGCCGGAAAGTGGGGGCGCGTATCATGTAGCCGGTATGGATAGATGTGATTGCTTCAATCGCTCCTTTCTGTGTCCCGCTGTGCTGCCGGACGTTTTTTTCAGACTTGCGGGAAGTGAATAGCTTGCGTAGCAAGGTGTTCGCTTCCCGCAAGTTCACAAAGGGGTAGCTGCCGCAAGGCAGCGTAGGGGAAGTGTAGCTTCCCCTGTCCCCCGGCGGTCTGCCATGCTGTCACTGTTGCGGGATAAGCCCCCCGGCGCGTGACATACTCCGTTGCAAAACGGCGGTGTTCCGCTTCCTTTTCCCGCCAATACTCCCATAATGCAGCGTCGGCGGCTTCCGCAACATTCATTAAAAACCGTTCAAGCTGCTTTTGTTTTTCCTCTGCGCTACGTTTCCTCATGGTCTGCGTCCTCCTGTAAGTCTGCCGCGTCAATCTCGTAATAGTCAAAAACCTCGTCGGGCTTGACAATGGCGGGGCGGCGTTTAAGGTGCTTTTCCATGTCAAAGGCGTTCTTCGGGTCTGCGTCGGACAGGTACTTGTATTTCGGGTGCTTCGTTATGTCGAATTTGTCCGAAAAGAACGGGCGCACCCCGCGTAGCTGCAAGATACATTTCCCTCCGTCCATGACTGCGATTTCATCTTCCGTCATAAGCTGCTTTCCCAATTTCTGATAGTTCAGCCCATGCGAAAGCTCCCGCCCCCTTGTTTCGGACGTGTTGAAGCTGTCTATCGTTTCCTTGCCTAAAATCTCCGATATTTCTTTGAGCGTCGTTTTTTCCTTGCCACCCAAGAAAAGCGTGGTGTCGCAGTTGCCGACTATGGTATCGGCGTTGTCCTTGTAGATTGCCTTTAGCTGTGACTGGCTCTGCAAGATGATTGACGCGGATATTTCCCGGCTCCGTATCGTTGCAATGAGCTTTTCAAACTTCGGTATCTGCCCGATATTCGCAAATTCATCAAGTAAGCACCTTACATGGACGGGAAGCCGCCCGCCGTATTCATCATCTGCTTTGTCGCACAAGAGGTTGAATAGCTGTGTGTAGAGAATACTCACGACAAAGTTAAAGGTGTCGTCGGTGTCGCTGATAATCACGAAAAGGGCGGTCTTTCTGTCGCCTATGGTGTCAAGCTCCATTTCGTCGGTTTCCATAAGCTCCCGCAGCTCCTTAATGTCGAATGGGGCTAACCTCGCGCCGCATGAGATAAGTATGCTTTTTGCGGTCTTGCCCGCCGCAAGTTTGTATTTTTTGTACTGCTTGACTGCAAAATGTTCCGGGTCTTTTTCTTCCAGACGTTCAAACATGAGGTCAACCGGGTTCTGGAAGTCCTCGTCGTCCTCGCGGGCTTCCGACGCATTTATCATTTCAAGCAGCGTCGTGAAGTTCTTCTCGTCCTCCGGGGCTTCATACCAGATATAGCCGATTAGTGCGGTATAGTAGAGCTTTTCCGCTTTCACCCAGAAATCCTCGCCGGATTTTTCCCCGTCGCCTTTGGTGTTGGCGATAATGGTATTGACTAACTTCAAAATGTCCTTTTCGCTCCGCAGATAGGCAAAGGGGTTGTATTTCATGGATTTTTTGAAGTTAATCGTATTTAGCACTTTGATACGGTATTTGTACCGCTGCAACATTTTTCCGGTTTCCAAAATCAGTGTTCCTTTCGGGTCAGTGACGATATACGACGTTGGAAAATCCTTTGACGTACATTGCATGAGCGACGGTTTCACAAAGAACCGGGTCTTGCCGCTGCCGGAACCGCCGATTACAAGGATATTTTTGTTTCTTGCGTATTTCGGCTGCTTCGGGCGGCTGTTCATGGTGAGCCGTTCCGTCTGCGTTAAGGGGATATTATTCTCAAATACCGGGTCTGTGTATGGCTTTATATCGTCAGCCCCGCCCCAACGCGCCGAACCGTATTCTGTCCCGCGGCGGTATTTCTTCGCGTTCTTGCCTTTGGTGTAGATAATCAGCCGAACAATGACCGCCCCCGCAATGCCTAAAGCTAAGTCTGCCGGGTGGAAGCTCGGCGCGATACTGGAAAAGGCGGCGGTAAAACCGTCCCCAAGATGTAGCAGCTTTGCGCTTGCGTCCGCGCCGGGGGAGAGCCGGACAGCCGCGCCCGCTTTATCAAAGAGCCAGACAAAGAGCAGATACGGGAGATTTAAGATAAGCAGCTTCTTGATTTCCGGCTTCATAGCGATACCTCCCTGTCCTTGTTCTTGACCTTTGCCCGTTCCGCGTTTCTGCCCTGTGCAGCTTCTTTGAGGGTAGAGAGCAGCTTTCGGATTGAGGGCTTTTTCTCCTGTGTCAGCTTTTTTGCGGAAAATTCCTTAAAGGCTGCGGTCAGCACGTCCGCGTCCCGCCCCTTGAAGAAAACCAGATAGCGGGGCGGGCTTTCCGTCGCGTCCTTTTTCAGCGCAAAGTCGATACCGTACTTTTTCGCCGTACTCTCAAAGGCTTTGATATTGCCCTCGGTAATCTCAATGTTGGAAACGCCCGCGTTCTGCTTCATAAGCTGCTTTAAGCTCTGCTTGCCCTGTGGCGGTTTGGAAAGCTGCTTTTTTCCCTTTGACAGTATGGCTTTCATTGCCTTTTGGAGCGTCTGGGCGGTCAGCTTCCCGGTCTTGATGTAAAGGGCTATGGTCTTTTCGTTTACTTCGTCCTGCAATTTGTCGCGTCCTCCTTTCGCGTTTCTTTATGGGGCGGCGGTCAGATACGCACCCGCAGCCCGTTCAAGTCCTCGGCTCTGATACCCACAAGATACCAGTTGTCGCCGTACTCAATCCGGGTCGGCTTCCACTTGCCCCGCACGAATACGTCAAAACATTCTCCACAATGCAGCCCGCCATAGTAGCTGTTTAAGTCAAAGCGAATGTCGTAACGGTCGGTGCGCTCGTCAAATACCAATGCTCCTGTCATTTTCTGTGCCATAATAAAATCCTCCTTTTGTTGTTTTACAGGCTTTCGCCCGGTTTGCATGAATAATAGTCCGGGTCGCCGTACTGCGGCTTCTTCGGTGACAGTGCGCCGCTTGCCATGTCATGGGCGACAAGGGAAGTGTAATAATTGCCGATAGTGGACGGGGCGTTGAAAAGGGCTGCTTTCAGATATTGCTTGATGTTGCGGATTTTCGTTGTGTTCTCCCGCATACAGTCAAGCACAAAGCGGATATGCTCGCCGTCCAGTTTCATAAACTTTGACTTCACAAGCTCTGCCGGGTAGTCGTCCCCCGCAATCCGTACCCGCTTTCTGGCGGTGCATACGGTTTCAAGCATGAGGTCTACAATCTCGTCAAGCCTGTCACTGTCAAACTTCATGTCCTGTTTGAGAATGTGGTAGTCGATATTGTCCTTGATGAT includes:
- a CDS encoding Maff2 family mobile element protein is translated as MAFFNSAVDVLQTLVVALGAGLGIWGVINLMEGYGNDNPGAKSQGMKQLIDVV
- a CDS encoding transposase is translated as MSRTQRKYDHEYKIQAVKLAREIGGAKAAKELGIPEGTIHTWLKAVRAGTLDIGDGAHTPESAMSLAEELAMLRKRVKDQDKEIRRLKEENEFLEEASAFFAASRRKSARTKE
- a CDS encoding DUF5348 domain-containing protein, which produces MAQKMTGALVFDERTDRYDIRFDLNSYYGGLHCGECFDVFVRGKWKPTRIEYGDNWYLVGIRAEDLNGLRVRI
- a CDS encoding IS3 family transposase — translated: MMFIAIKTEDGAIKGKLSFYCRMLGVSRQGFYKYLANKDRPWKYQDLADAMIAIHTEDEYNDTYGRIRMYQALLLKKPEGLKIPSERTVYRVMDEIGLSHQPKRKPNGITKADREARKSDDLLKRDFKSDKPLEKCVTDITEIKAKDGKLYVSAIFDCFDSGVLGLAMETNMKATLCEHTLDNAYLAYPDLRGAIVHSDRGTQYTSETYRKALAKYGIIQSMNSAGGRCHDNARCESMWARMKSELLYDRYNTETMTIEELKVLIWRYFISYWNNRRICSANGGLPPIIKRQRYYQSLEQAA
- a CDS encoding PcfB family protein, with product MQDEVNEKTIALYIKTGKLTAQTLQKAMKAILSKGKKQLSKPPQGKQSLKQLMKQNAGVSNIEITEGNIKAFESTAKKYGIDFALKKDATESPPRYLVFFKGRDADVLTAAFKEFSAKKLTQEKKPSIRKLLSTLKEAAQGRNAERAKVKNKDREVSL
- a CDS encoding VirD4-like conjugal transfer protein, CD1115 family, with protein sequence MKPEIKKLLILNLPYLLFVWLFDKAGAAVRLSPGADASAKLLHLGDGFTAAFSSIAPSFHPADLALGIAGAVIVRLIIYTKGKNAKKYRRGTEYGSARWGGADDIKPYTDPVFENNIPLTQTERLTMNSRPKQPKYARNKNILVIGGSGSGKTRFFVKPSLMQCTSKDFPTSYIVTDPKGTLILETGKMLQRYKYRIKVLNTINFKKSMKYNPFAYLRSEKDILKLVNTIIANTKGDGEKSGEDFWVKAEKLYYTALIGYIWYEAPEDEKNFTTLLEMINASEAREDDEDFQNPVDLMFERLEEKDPEHFAVKQYKKYKLAAGKTAKSILISCGARLAPFDIKELRELMETDEMELDTIGDRKTALFVIISDTDDTFNFVVSILYTQLFNLLCDKADDEYGGRLPVHVRCLLDEFANIGQIPKFEKLIATIRSREISASIILQSQSQLKAIYKDNADTIVGNCDTTLFLGGKEKTTLKEISEILGKETIDSFNTSETRGRELSHGLNYQKLGKQLMTEDEIAVMDGGKCILQLRGVRPFFSDKFDITKHPKYKYLSDADPKNAFDMEKHLKRRPAIVKPDEVFDYYEIDAADLQEDADHEET